The Chrysiogenia bacterium genome segment CAGAATGACAGCCAGCAAGTGAGTATTGAGGAAGCATGCCGCGGGCCTACATCGGATACGGAAGCAACCTGGGGCGCAGGCGCGCCACCATCGAGCGCGCGTTGCTGCTCGTCCATGCGCTGCCCGCTACGAGTGTGCTCGCCCAGAGCCGCTACTACCGCACCGACCCATGGGCGATGGCGCCGGGAACGCCGGCGTTTCTCAATGGCTGCGCCGAGATCGAAACGACGCTCTCACCCGAGGTGCTGCTCCACCACCTGCACCAGATCGAGCGTCGTCTGGGGCGCTTCGCGCTTCGCGGCCCCCATGGCGAATATCTGAGCCGCACGATCGACCTCGACATCCTGCTCTATGAGGGATGCGTGCAGCCCGGCGGCACGCCCGCCCTGCCCCACCCGGAAATTGCCGCGCGCCGCTTCGTGCTCGAGCCCCTTTGCGAGCTTGCACCGGCGCTCATGCACCCGGTGCTGAACAAAACCGTTCGGGAGTTGCTTGAAGAATGCCCGGATCCCGGGCGCGTGTGGAGCGTGGGCTGAGCCCTACTCGCCTGAATCGCTTTCGATCGCCGGCAGCGGGCGGCCGGTGCGCTCGATCACCTTGCCCTCAGCGATTTCTTTTTTCACGGAAACCCCCAGCGCGGGGAACTTGCGCAGGCTCGGCAGGATGCGGCGGTCGAAGGAACCGACCGCGTCGTTGTAGGCGCCGATGGACTGGTCGAGGTGATTGCCCACGCGCCCGAGGTGCTCGCTGAATTTGGCCATGCGCTCGTAGAGCTCGGCGCCCACGTCGGCGATTTCGCGTGCGCTCTCTGCAAGGGCTTCCTGCTGCCAGCCGTAGCGCACGGCATGCAGGAGCGCGATGAGCGTCGTCGGCGTGGCGAGCATCACACGGTCAGCAGCGGCGCGCTCGATGAGCTCGGGATCCTGCTCGAGCGCGGCGCTGAAAAATGATTCGCCGGGCAGAAAGAGAATTACGAATTCGGGCGAGTTCGGAAACTGCTGCCAGTAGCTCTTGCTGGAGAGTTGCTTGACGTGATCGCGCACGTGACGCGAGTGCGCGGTCAGACGCGTGAGGCGCTCTTCTTCGTTCTCGGCTTCAAGCGCGTCGAGAAACGCGGTGATGGGCGCTTTGGCATCGACGACGATGTTCTTGCCGCCGGGCAGGTTGATCACCATGTCGGGGCGCAGCTTGCCGTCCTCGCCATCGACGCTGTGCTGGGTGTTGAAGTCGCAGTTCTTCGTCATTCCGGCCAGCTCGGCAACGCGCTCGAGTTGAATTTCGCCCCAGCGCCCGCGCACCTGCGGCTTGCGAAGCGCCTTGACGAGGTTCCCGGTCTCCGACTGGAGTTTTTCCTGCGCGCCCAGCAGGCCCTTTACCTGCTCGCCGAGCGCGCCGTAGGCCTCGCGCCGGGCCTCTTCCATGCTGGTGATGGTTTTGGAAAATTTTTCGAAGTTCTCCTGCACCGGCTTCACCAGATTTTCGATGGCCTGCTTGCGCTTGTCGAGATCACCCCGCGCTTCGACCTGGTATTTCTCCAGCGTTT includes the following:
- the rmuC gene encoding DNA recombination protein RmuC — encoded protein: MELGIGILIGLAVGALVGWILARAKGGADDGSAARIAELETTVRLEKESAQRTLEAERRVWEERVAELRSNEEELKKTFENLSNKALDNASKNFIERAKETLEKYQVEARGDLDKRKQAIENLVKPVQENFEKFSKTITSMEEARREAYGALGEQVKGLLGAQEKLQSETGNLVKALRKPQVRGRWGEIQLERVAELAGMTKNCDFNTQHSVDGEDGKLRPDMVINLPGGKNIVVDAKAPITAFLDALEAENEEERLTRLTAHSRHVRDHVKQLSSKSYWQQFPNSPEFVILFLPGESFFSAALEQDPELIERAAADRVMLATPTTLIALLHAVRYGWQQEALAESAREIADVGAELYERMAKFSEHLGRVGNHLDQSIGAYNDAVGSFDRRILPSLRKFPALGVSVKKEIAEGKVIERTGRPLPAIESDSGE
- the folK gene encoding 2-amino-4-hydroxy-6-hydroxymethyldihydropteridine diphosphokinase — encoded protein: MPRAYIGYGSNLGRRRATIERALLLVHALPATSVLAQSRYYRTDPWAMAPGTPAFLNGCAEIETTLSPEVLLHHLHQIERRLGRFALRGPHGEYLSRTIDLDILLYEGCVQPGGTPALPHPEIAARRFVLEPLCELAPALMHPVLNKTVRELLEECPDPGRVWSVG